A single Altererythrobacter sp. BO-6 DNA region contains:
- a CDS encoding glycine betaine ABC transporter substrate-binding protein: protein MNGLWDQLLGLGPQLAAHVLLSASAIALGIVVALPLAVWASRSPPVARAALGFASLVQTVPALALLALFFPILLSLRVVFGEGLPTLGFLPALLALALYALLPILRNAVTAQANLDPGVLEAADGVGMTRWQKLTLVEAPLSAPYVMAGIRTAAVWTIGAATLATTIGQPSLGDPIFAGLQTQNWALVLAGCLASAGLALVADWLLWWIETGLAARRRWQWGSALLAVAGGVLVALTFQSGGGERDRIVIGAKGFSEQYVLARLIGQRLEDAGYGVEYRDGLGSAVAHGAVASGDIDLLVDYTGTIWTNQMKRSDNPPRDAMLAEIEQWEADTSGIRVLGRLGFENAYAFAMRQDRAQALGVADLAGLARVAPQLTVGGDPEFFERPEWVAVRDAYGLRFAGQRNFSPTFMYNALQSGDADVISAYTSDGRIAADRLRVLADPRGAFPNYDAVLLVSPARKGDAGLIATLQPLIGAITVEAMREANYAVDRDENKLTPNEAARLLSERAGL from the coding sequence ATGAACGGCCTGTGGGACCAATTGCTGGGGCTGGGGCCGCAACTCGCCGCGCATGTGCTGCTCTCGGCCTCGGCGATTGCGCTGGGCATAGTGGTCGCACTGCCGCTGGCGGTGTGGGCCAGCCGCTCGCCCCCGGTTGCGCGTGCAGCGCTTGGCTTTGCCAGCCTGGTGCAGACCGTGCCCGCTTTGGCGCTGCTGGCGCTGTTCTTTCCGATCCTTTTGAGCCTGAGAGTTGTGTTCGGCGAGGGGCTGCCCACGCTGGGCTTCCTCCCTGCGCTGCTGGCGCTGGCGCTCTATGCGCTACTACCGATCCTGCGCAATGCGGTGACCGCGCAGGCCAATCTCGATCCCGGCGTGCTGGAGGCGGCCGATGGCGTCGGGATGACCCGCTGGCAAAAGCTCACGCTGGTCGAAGCGCCCTTGTCAGCGCCCTACGTCATGGCGGGCATTCGCACCGCGGCGGTGTGGACGATCGGCGCAGCAACGCTGGCCACCACGATCGGCCAGCCGAGCCTGGGCGATCCGATCTTCGCCGGACTGCAGACGCAGAACTGGGCGCTGGTGCTGGCCGGGTGTCTTGCCTCTGCCGGGCTGGCGCTGGTGGCCGACTGGCTGTTGTGGTGGATCGAAACCGGCCTCGCCGCGCGCAGACGCTGGCAATGGGGCAGTGCGTTATTGGCCGTGGCGGGCGGAGTGCTGGTCGCGCTGACCTTCCAGTCGGGTGGCGGCGAGCGTGACCGGATCGTGATCGGTGCCAAGGGCTTTTCCGAGCAATATGTGCTCGCGCGGCTGATCGGGCAGCGGCTGGAGGATGCGGGATACGGCGTGGAATATCGCGACGGGCTGGGGTCGGCAGTGGCGCACGGAGCAGTGGCGAGCGGCGATATCGACCTGCTGGTCGATTACACCGGCACGATCTGGACCAACCAGATGAAGCGGAGCGACAACCCGCCGCGCGACGCAATGCTGGCAGAGATCGAGCAATGGGAAGCAGACACCAGCGGCATCCGCGTGCTCGGGCGGCTGGGGTTCGAAAACGCCTATGCCTTCGCCATGCGGCAGGACCGCGCACAGGCGCTGGGTGTCGCAGACCTGGCTGGCCTGGCCCGCGTCGCGCCGCAACTGACGGTTGGCGGCGACCCTGAATTTTTCGAGCGACCGGAATGGGTGGCGGTGCGCGACGCCTATGGCTTGCGCTTTGCCGGGCAGCGCAATTTCTCCCCCACCTTCATGTACAATGCGCTGCAATCGGGCGACGCCGACGTGATCAGCGCCTACACGTCAGACGGGCGGATCGCGGCGGACCGGCTGCGCGTGCTGGCGGACCCGCGCGGCGCCTTTCCCAATTACGATGCAGTGTTGCTCGTCAGTCCGGCGCGAAAAGGCGATGCGGGCCTCATCGCCACGCTGCAGCCACTGATCGGCGCAATCACGGTCGAAGCCATGCGCGAAGCAAATTACGCGGTCGACCGCGACGAGAACAAGCTGACGCCCAATGAAGCCGCGCGGCTGCTCAGCGAAAGGGCGGGGCTTTAG
- a CDS encoding SAM-dependent methyltransferase, with protein sequence MNDNARGDLAETFRRLIRENGPISLAQYMGDSNARYYTSRNPLGDTGDFITAPEVSQVFGELIGLWLADIWVRAGRPDNVHYVELGPGRGTLAVDALRAAGRYGLTPQVHFVEGSDALRQIQRGTMRGVIHHADVTTLPQDGPLLIVANEFFDALPVRQLLRAAEGWRERMVGLDGDRLVFVYGDKPMDAAVPQSWRHASQGTVIETSPASAAVMSELADRLAAQGGAALVIDYGPRESRSGSTLQAIKAHQKVDIFSAPGDMDLTAHVDFETLAKVAQRQGVQVLGLQMQGAWLTALGIDMRMEALQRRSPGEAEKLKRQHARLVAEDQMGLLFKVMGLTGKGWPTDAPGF encoded by the coding sequence ATGAATGACAATGCGCGCGGCGACCTGGCGGAGACATTCCGGCGGCTGATCCGCGAAAACGGGCCGATCAGCCTCGCCCAATACATGGGTGACAGCAACGCACGCTATTACACCAGCCGCAACCCGCTGGGCGACACCGGCGATTTCATCACCGCGCCTGAAGTAAGCCAGGTGTTCGGCGAACTGATCGGGTTGTGGCTGGCCGATATCTGGGTGCGGGCTGGGCGACCTGATAACGTCCACTATGTCGAACTGGGACCGGGCCGCGGCACGCTGGCGGTCGATGCACTGCGCGCAGCCGGGCGCTACGGCCTCACCCCGCAGGTGCATTTTGTCGAAGGCTCAGACGCCTTGCGCCAGATCCAGCGCGGCACGATGCGCGGCGTGATCCACCACGCCGATGTCACCACCTTGCCTCAGGATGGCCCGCTGCTCATCGTCGCCAATGAATTCTTCGATGCCCTGCCGGTGCGGCAATTGCTGCGCGCGGCAGAAGGCTGGCGCGAACGGATGGTGGGGCTGGATGGTGACCGGCTGGTGTTCGTTTATGGTGACAAGCCGATGGATGCGGCGGTCCCGCAAAGCTGGCGCCATGCCAGCCAGGGCACGGTAATCGAAACCAGCCCGGCGTCGGCCGCGGTCATGAGCGAACTGGCGGATCGGCTGGCGGCGCAGGGCGGGGCCGCGCTGGTGATCGATTACGGCCCGCGCGAGAGTCGCTCCGGATCGACCTTGCAAGCGATCAAGGCGCACCAGAAGGTCGATATATTCTCCGCGCCGGGAGACATGGATCTGACCGCGCATGTCGATTTCGAAACGCTCGCCAAGGTTGCGCAGCGGCAGGGCGTGCAAGTGCTCGGCCTGCAGATGCAGGGCGCCTGGCTGACTGCGCTGGGGATCGACATGCGGATGGAAGCGCTACAGCGGCGCTCGCCGGGCGAGGCCGAGAAGCTCAAGCGCCAGCATGCGCGGCTGGTCGCCGAAGACCAGATGGGGCTGCTGTTCAAGGTGATGGGCCTTACGGGCAAGGGCTGGCCCACCGATGCCCCCGGATTCTAA
- a CDS encoding class I adenylate-forming enzyme family protein: protein MPTELDNALEHIIGELTKEGQPFETVPFERDGITMPVFKNAPPSLAHYFAHFCNEHKDLTFLVDGDVRLTFSDCWTAATHVAAGLAQHHGVTKGDRVGIAARNSTSWIIAYMGIVMAGGCATLLNGFWSGDELAYGIRLTDCKLVLADAGRARRLEGTEHAAKIVLIEHDCLPAQGLANVWGDGDTAMAMLGQLGPDDIATILYTSGSTGQSKGAWSDHRGVVNGIFNYVSQSAMAKILLESRGEDVSAQPCALIAVPLFHVTGEVPLFLQSFAIARKLVMMPKWDAREALRLMEAEKVTYFVGVPLMSYEIATHPERDQFDVSSCKSFAAGGAPRPVDHVTKIKEAFPGGFPLLGYGLTETNAVGCGNFNENYLAKPGSTGKASVPLVDLAILDNDGNPRAQGEIDEVCIRSVANFRGYWDNPEATAAAFTKDGYFRTGDLGYLDEDGYLFIVDRKKDIIIRGGENISCIEVEEAIYGHDAVAECSVFGIPDERMGEVPAAVYYLKKGATPLTGEELRAFLLTRIAPFKVPLPEHIWISDTALPRLGTQKIDKRTVRTMFASDLVAS, encoded by the coding sequence ATGCCCACAGAGCTGGACAATGCGCTTGAGCACATCATCGGCGAACTGACCAAGGAAGGCCAGCCGTTCGAGACCGTACCCTTCGAACGCGACGGCATCACCATGCCCGTGTTCAAGAATGCCCCGCCAAGCCTGGCGCACTATTTCGCGCATTTCTGCAACGAGCATAAGGACCTGACCTTCCTGGTCGATGGCGATGTGCGGCTGACCTTCAGCGATTGCTGGACTGCCGCGACTCATGTTGCCGCCGGGCTGGCACAGCATCACGGAGTGACAAAAGGCGACCGCGTGGGGATCGCGGCGCGCAATTCCACGAGCTGGATCATCGCCTATATGGGGATCGTGATGGCGGGTGGCTGCGCCACGCTGCTCAACGGTTTCTGGAGCGGTGACGAGTTGGCCTATGGCATCCGCCTGACCGACTGCAAGCTGGTCCTCGCCGATGCCGGGCGCGCCCGGCGGCTCGAAGGCACCGAGCACGCTGCCAAGATCGTCCTGATCGAACATGATTGCCTACCCGCTCAAGGCCTCGCCAACGTATGGGGTGACGGCGACACCGCCATGGCGATGCTGGGCCAGTTGGGGCCGGACGATATCGCCACCATCCTCTACACTTCGGGTTCAACCGGGCAGTCGAAAGGCGCCTGGTCCGACCATCGCGGCGTGGTGAACGGCATTTTCAACTATGTCTCGCAAAGCGCGATGGCAAAGATTTTGCTCGAATCCCGCGGCGAGGACGTGAGCGCACAGCCCTGCGCGCTGATCGCAGTGCCGCTGTTTCACGTCACCGGCGAGGTGCCGCTGTTCCTGCAGAGCTTCGCCATCGCCCGCAAGCTGGTGATGATGCCGAAATGGGATGCGCGCGAAGCGTTGCGGCTGATGGAAGCGGAAAAAGTGACCTATTTCGTTGGCGTCCCGCTGATGAGCTATGAAATCGCCACCCATCCCGAGCGCGACCAGTTCGATGTATCGAGCTGCAAGAGCTTTGCCGCAGGCGGGGCGCCGCGCCCGGTCGATCACGTCACCAAGATCAAGGAAGCCTTCCCTGGCGGCTTTCCGCTGCTGGGTTACGGCCTGACGGAGACCAATGCAGTCGGCTGTGGCAATTTCAACGAGAACTACCTCGCCAAGCCGGGTTCGACCGGCAAGGCCAGCGTGCCGCTGGTCGACCTGGCGATCCTCGACAATGACGGCAATCCGCGCGCCCAGGGCGAGATCGACGAGGTGTGTATCCGCTCCGTCGCGAATTTCCGCGGCTATTGGGACAACCCGGAAGCGACCGCCGCCGCCTTTACCAAGGATGGCTATTTCCGCACCGGTGACCTCGGCTATCTCGACGAAGACGGCTATCTGTTCATTGTCGACCGCAAGAAGGACATCATCATCCGCGGCGGGGAGAATATCTCCTGCATCGAAGTGGAAGAAGCGATCTATGGCCATGATGCGGTGGCCGAATGTTCGGTGTTCGGCATCCCGGACGAGCGGATGGGCGAGGTCCCGGCGGCAGTCTATTACCTCAAGAAGGGTGCGACGCCGTTGACCGGGGAAGAACTGCGCGCTTTTCTCCTCACCCGCATCGCCCCGTTCAAGGTGCCGCTGCCCGAGCATATCTGGATCTCGGACACGGCGCTGCCACGGCTTGGCACGCAGAAGATCGACAAGCGCACCGTGCGCACGATGTTTGCCAGCGATCTGGTGGCTAGCTGA
- a CDS encoding isovaleryl-CoA dehydrogenase: MRATPDFDFQLGEAADMIRDTVARFADEQIAPLAEKVDREDWFPRELWEPMGELGLHGITVEEEWGGLGLGYLEHVIAVEEVSRASASVGLSYGAHSNLCLNQIRRWGNDEQKAKYLPKLISGERVGSLAMSEAGAGSDVVSMKLKAEEVAGGYVLNGTKFWITNAPEADTLVVYAKTDGHAGSRGITAFLIEKDDEGFSIGQKIEKVGMRGSPTAELVFDDCHIPEDRVMGPVNGGVGVLMSGLDYERVVLAGLQLGIMQACLDTVIPYLRERKQFGKPIGSFQLMQAKVADMYVALQSARAYTYAVAKACDAGQTTRFDAAGTILLASENAFKVAAESVQALGGAGYTLDWPVERYMRDAKLLDIGAGTNEIRRMLIGRELIGAAG, translated from the coding sequence ATGCGCGCCACCCCCGATTTCGATTTCCAGCTCGGCGAGGCCGCCGACATGATCCGCGACACAGTCGCGCGCTTCGCCGACGAGCAGATCGCGCCGCTTGCCGAAAAGGTTGACCGCGAGGACTGGTTCCCGCGCGAGCTGTGGGAGCCGATGGGCGAACTGGGCCTGCACGGGATCACGGTGGAAGAGGAATGGGGCGGGCTCGGCCTCGGCTATCTCGAACATGTGATCGCGGTCGAGGAAGTCTCGCGGGCCAGCGCCTCGGTGGGCCTTAGCTACGGCGCGCATTCGAACCTCTGCCTCAACCAGATCCGCCGCTGGGGGAATGACGAGCAGAAGGCGAAATATCTCCCCAAGCTGATCTCCGGCGAACGCGTCGGCAGCCTCGCCATGTCGGAAGCGGGCGCAGGGTCGGACGTCGTCTCGATGAAATTGAAGGCCGAGGAAGTTGCGGGCGGATACGTGCTCAACGGCACCAAGTTCTGGATCACCAACGCGCCCGAGGCCGATACGCTGGTGGTCTATGCCAAGACCGATGGTCACGCCGGATCGCGCGGGATCACCGCCTTCCTGATCGAGAAGGACGACGAGGGGTTTTCGATCGGTCAGAAGATCGAGAAGGTGGGGATGCGCGGCAGCCCCACGGCAGAGCTGGTGTTCGACGATTGCCACATTCCCGAGGACCGCGTGATGGGCCCGGTCAATGGCGGCGTGGGCGTGTTGATGAGCGGGCTGGATTATGAGCGGGTGGTGCTCGCGGGGCTACAGCTCGGCATCATGCAGGCCTGCCTCGACACGGTGATCCCCTACCTGCGTGAGAGAAAGCAGTTCGGGAAGCCGATTGGCTCGTTCCAGCTGATGCAGGCCAAGGTTGCCGACATGTATGTCGCGCTGCAATCGGCGCGTGCCTATACCTATGCGGTGGCGAAGGCGTGTGACGCGGGTCAGACGACGCGGTTCGATGCGGCAGGCACGATCCTGCTGGCGAGCGAGAATGCGTTCAAGGTAGCTGCCGAAAGCGTCCAGGCGCTGGGCGGCGCGGGCTATACGCTCGACTGGCCGGTCGAGCGCTACATGCGCGATGCCAAGCTGCTGGATATCGGTGCAGGGACAAACGAGATCCGCCGGATGCTGATCGGACGTGAGCTGATTGGGGCAGCGGGGTGA
- the lgt gene encoding prolipoprotein diacylglyceryl transferase: MPTYIEVRFVLSLLAASGVLATSASDPIFWKDLGLVEGIDLGFFTLRFYSLAYLGGVLFAYWHVTKMIKQPGAPMAQRHVDDLFFYCTMGVIFGGRLGYAAFYRPELFTSFSGDGLVTWELLRLWDGGMSFHGGLLGVLFAMLWVSWRGKLSFLRVADYVSVSVPMGMFLGRLANFINGELWGRATDVPWGMVFCDLPSAAGECASTFTVRHPSQLYQAGLEGLAMFVIMMLLFWKTSARYRPGLLVGVFTLGMGAARFVNEFFREPDAHLAYRVAETGLSQGQWLTIPLILLGLIVTLFALSRPPVGTGQAKPAQA; the protein is encoded by the coding sequence ATGCCCACCTATATAGAGGTTCGCTTCGTGCTGTCACTACTCGCCGCCTCAGGGGTTCTCGCAACCAGCGCATCGGACCCGATTTTCTGGAAAGACCTGGGCCTGGTCGAAGGGATCGACCTCGGGTTCTTCACCCTGCGGTTCTATTCGCTGGCCTATCTCGGCGGAGTCCTGTTCGCCTATTGGCATGTCACGAAGATGATCAAGCAGCCGGGCGCGCCGATGGCGCAGCGGCATGTCGATGACCTCTTCTTCTATTGCACGATGGGCGTGATCTTCGGCGGGCGGCTGGGCTATGCCGCTTTCTACCGCCCCGAACTGTTCACCAGCTTTTCCGGCGATGGCCTGGTGACCTGGGAATTGCTGCGCCTGTGGGACGGCGGGATGAGCTTCCACGGCGGCTTGCTGGGCGTGCTGTTTGCCATGCTGTGGGTCAGCTGGCGGGGCAAGCTCTCGTTCCTGCGGGTGGCAGATTATGTTTCGGTCTCCGTGCCGATGGGCATGTTCCTGGGCCGGCTCGCCAATTTCATCAATGGTGAGCTTTGGGGCCGGGCAACCGATGTGCCCTGGGGGATGGTGTTCTGCGACCTGCCCAGCGCGGCCGGCGAATGCGCCAGCACCTTCACAGTGCGCCATCCCAGCCAGCTTTACCAGGCCGGGCTGGAGGGCTTGGCCATGTTCGTGATCATGATGCTTTTGTTCTGGAAAACCAGCGCGCGCTACCGCCCAGGCCTGCTGGTCGGCGTTTTCACGCTAGGGATGGGTGCGGCGCGCTTTGTTAACGAATTTTTCCGCGAACCCGATGCACACCTTGCCTATCGCGTCGCTGAAACCGGATTAAGTCAGGGGCAATGGCTCACAATACCGCTGATTCTGCTTGGATTGATTGTAACGCTCTTCGCGCTAAGCCGTCCCCCGGTGGGGACCGGCCAGGCCAAGCCCGCGCAGGCATGA
- a CDS encoding ABC transporter ATP-binding protein, giving the protein MIAFENAARHYGAVVAVGGVDLAIAQGSFVALVGASGSGKSTLLKMLNTLVEPSSGRVLLDGEDVTTLKPAALRRRIGYVFQGIGLFPHMTVAENIAIGPRLHGEKLPPQRIAELLELVELDPAMASRMPDELSGGQRQRVGVARALANNPQVLAMDEPFGALDPITRDALGERVRALHDRLGLTTVMVTHDMAEALLLADRVLVMEAGRIVADETPAALIGGAGGAEAQALVAVPRAQAERLAAMEREGGRA; this is encoded by the coding sequence ATGATCGCCTTCGAGAACGCAGCCAGGCATTATGGCGCGGTCGTGGCAGTGGGCGGCGTCGACCTTGCCATTGCGCAAGGCAGCTTTGTCGCGCTGGTTGGTGCGTCGGGTTCCGGCAAATCGACCCTGCTCAAGATGCTCAACACGCTGGTAGAGCCGAGCAGCGGGCGGGTGCTGCTGGACGGGGAAGACGTGACCACGCTGAAGCCTGCAGCCTTACGCCGCCGGATCGGCTATGTGTTCCAAGGCATCGGCCTGTTCCCGCACATGACCGTGGCGGAAAACATCGCGATCGGCCCGCGCCTGCATGGCGAAAAGCTGCCCCCGCAGCGCATTGCCGAATTGCTGGAACTGGTCGAGCTCGATCCCGCGATGGCCAGCCGCATGCCTGATGAACTGTCGGGCGGGCAACGCCAGCGGGTGGGCGTGGCCAGGGCGCTGGCCAACAATCCGCAGGTGCTGGCGATGGACGAGCCGTTCGGCGCGCTCGACCCGATCACCCGCGATGCATTGGGCGAGCGGGTGCGGGCGCTGCATGACCGGCTGGGGCTGACAACGGTGATGGTCACGCATGACATGGCCGAAGCGCTGTTGCTGGCTGACCGGGTGCTGGTGATGGAAGCCGGCCGGATCGTGGCCGATGAAACGCCGGCGGCGCTGATCGGTGGTGCTGGCGGCGCTGAGGCGCAAGCGCTGGTCGCGGTGCCGCGCGCGCAGGCGGAACGGCTCGCCGCGATGGAACGCGAAGGCGGCCGGGCATGA